A window of the Hordeum vulgare subsp. vulgare chromosome 5H, MorexV3_pseudomolecules_assembly, whole genome shotgun sequence genome harbors these coding sequences:
- the LOC123399863 gene encoding solute carrier family 35 member F1-like, translating to MALPAPRWLRREVLVGLALGQFVSLLITSTGFSSSELARRGVNAPTSQSLLNYILLALVYGGIMIYKRQLLTVKWYYYLILSIVDVEANYIVVKAYQYTSLTSVMLLDCWAIPCVIFLTWIFLKTKYGLRKLFGVGICVAGVVLVVFSDVHASERKSKGPSPLKGDMLVIAGATLYAVSNVTEEYIVKKSSRIEVMAMLGIFGAIISGIQISILEREELRSTEWNASAVLPFIGFALAMFLFYSTVPIILKICGATMLNLSLLTSDMWAVLIRIFAYHEKVDWMYFVAFAGTAIGLIIYSYKGSREAAEDTAQVTGTTDEEAAIENHMAEQVPGAGEDDGPDSNKSPSEAAISR from the exons ATGGCGCTGCCGGCGCCGAGGTGGCTCCGTCGGGAGGTGCTCGTGGGCCTCGCGCTCGGGCAGTTCGTCTCGCTGCTCATcacctccaccggcttctcctccTCCGAGCTCGCCCGCCGAG GCGTCAATGCGCCGACGTCGCAGTCCCTGCTGAATTACATCCTCCTCGCGCTTGTCTATGGAGGGATTATGATCTACAAACGGCAGCTTCTGACG GTGAAATGGTACTACTACTTGATCCTCAGCATCGTCGACGTGGAGGCTAACTACATCG TGGTGAAGGCTTACCAGTACACGTCCCTGACGAGCGTGATGCTCCTGGACTGCTGGGCGATCCCCTGCGTCATCTTCCTCACCTGGATCTTCCTCAAGACGAAGTACGGCCTGAGGAAGCTGTTTGGCGTCGGGATTTGCGTGGCCGGCGTCGTGCTGGTGGTGTTCTCCGACGTTCACGCCTCCGAACGTAAATCAA AAGGACCCAGCCCCTTGAAAGGCGATATGCTTGTCATCGCCGGGGCCACGCTTTACGCTGTCAGCAATGTCACCGAG GAATATATTGTCAAGAAAAGCAGCAGGATTGAGGTGATGGCGATGCTAGGTATTTTTGGAGCAATTATAAGTGGCATACAGAT AAGCATACTTGAGCGGGAAGAACTTAGATCAACGGAATGGAATGCCAGCGCA GTGCTCCCTTTTATTGGATTTGCACTAGCAATGTTCCTATTCTACTCCACAGTGCCTATTATCCTGAAG ATATGCGGAGCAACCATGCTTAACCTATCACTACTGACCTCCGACATGTGGGCAGTTCTAATCCGTATCTTCGCTTATCATGAGAAG GTCGATTGGATGTACTTTGTTGCTTTTGCCGGCACTGCAATTGGCCTCATCATCTACTCATACAA ggGTTCCAGGGAGGCTGCCGAGGACACGGCGCAGGTCACAGGCACAACGGACGAGGAGGCCGCAATAGAGAACCACATGGCAGAGCAAGTTCCCGGTGCCGGAGAAGATGATGGACCGGACTCAAACAAGTCCCCGTCAGAAGCAGCTATATCAAGGTAG
- the LOC123399864 gene encoding dolichol-phosphate mannose synthase subunit 3 — MKHIFKIIAVLAAISAVWVALLETSTVPRSYTWLLPIYLVVALGCYGLFMVGYGLMFFPTCPQEAVLLQQDIVEAKEFLSKRGVDVSSD, encoded by the exons ATGAAGCACATATTCAAGATCATCGCGGTCCTGGCGGCAATCTCCGCTGTCTGGGTTGCGCTCCTTGAAACCTCAACCGTACCTCGCAGTTATACTTGGTTG CTTCCCATCTACTTGGTAGTGGCGCTTGGATGCTACGGCCTTTTTATGGTTGGATATGGGCTCATGTTCTTCCCAACCTGCCCTCAAGAAGCAGTGTTACTACAGCAG GATATTGTGGAGGCAAAGGAATTCCTATCAAAAAGAGGTGTTGATGTGAGCTCTGATTGA